Proteins co-encoded in one Polynucleobacter sp. MWH-UH19D genomic window:
- the glp gene encoding gephyrin-like molybdotransferase Glp gives MLTAQQALEHLLSHAKPVHENENAPVQAALGRVLAENVQSLVDVPPLDNTSMDGYAVRATDTATPGQVLRVAQRIPAGSVGTQLEPGTAARIFTGAPVPPGADAVVMQEDCAILEGSADQVQVNITPTLGQWIRRRGEDLSAGKTALAAGIFLRPQELGVAASAGLTHLNVKRRVKVAAFFTGDELALPGESLKPGGIYNSNRDTLLACLRALGCDASDLGIVPDRLDATREALRRASKDHDLIITSGGVSVGEEDHIKPAVTAEGRLDLWQIAIKPGKPLAFGAVHKADQANGANTDEAWFIGLPGNPVSSFVTFLLFVRPFILKLQGRKSIATPSYFVRADFDWLKADRRNEFLRVKMNEQGGLDLFPNQSSGVLTSASWGDGLVDCPPGQAIHKGDLVKYIPFDALLK, from the coding sequence ATGTTGACCGCACAGCAGGCTTTAGAGCATTTGCTCTCACATGCAAAGCCTGTTCATGAAAATGAAAATGCCCCAGTGCAAGCCGCCTTGGGTCGTGTGCTCGCTGAAAATGTGCAGTCTCTAGTAGACGTTCCGCCTTTAGATAACACTTCAATGGATGGATACGCGGTTCGCGCCACCGATACCGCTACACCTGGTCAGGTGTTGCGAGTTGCGCAGCGTATTCCAGCAGGTTCAGTTGGCACGCAATTAGAGCCAGGCACTGCAGCGCGTATCTTTACTGGAGCGCCTGTTCCTCCTGGTGCAGATGCTGTCGTAATGCAAGAGGACTGCGCCATATTAGAGGGGTCTGCAGACCAGGTGCAAGTGAATATAACTCCAACGCTTGGGCAGTGGATTCGTCGTCGTGGCGAGGATCTGTCTGCTGGAAAAACAGCGCTGGCCGCAGGTATTTTCTTGAGGCCGCAAGAATTGGGAGTGGCTGCTTCAGCTGGCTTGACCCATTTGAATGTAAAGCGGCGCGTAAAAGTTGCTGCATTCTTTACTGGTGATGAATTAGCGCTTCCCGGAGAGTCGTTAAAACCAGGCGGTATTTATAACTCCAATCGAGACACCTTGTTGGCTTGCCTGCGTGCTTTAGGTTGCGATGCAAGTGATTTAGGTATTGTCCCTGACCGTCTTGATGCAACTCGTGAGGCATTGCGACGTGCGAGTAAAGATCATGACCTCATCATTACTTCTGGTGGAGTGTCTGTAGGTGAGGAAGATCACATTAAGCCTGCGGTGACTGCTGAAGGTAGATTGGATCTTTGGCAGATTGCAATTAAACCTGGCAAGCCTTTGGCATTTGGAGCTGTTCACAAAGCAGACCAAGCCAATGGCGCAAATACTGATGAAGCATGGTTTATAGGTTTGCCTGGCAATCCTGTATCCAGTTTTGTGACTTTCTTATTGTTTGTAAGGCCCTTTATTCTCAAATTACAAGGGCGTAAGTCAATTGCTACCCCATCCTACTTTGTGCGCGCCGACTTTGATTGGTTAAAAGCAGATCGCCGTAATGAATTCTTGCGCGTCAAAATGAACGAGCAGGGCGGCCTTGATTTATTCCCCAATCAAAGCTCTGGGGTGCTTACTAGTGCATCTTGGGGCGATGGATTAGTTGATTGTCCTCCTGGGCAAGCAATACACAAAGGTGATTTGGTGAAGTACATTCCCTTTGATGCACTTCTCAAATAA
- a CDS encoding pyridoxal phosphate-dependent aminotransferase yields the protein MKPILKSQKLDNVCYDIRGPVLELAQRMEEEGHKIIKLNIGNVGVFGFDPPEEIQLDMIRNLSNASAYSDSKGIFAARKAIMQYCQEKGIQGVALDDVYTGNGVSELIVLSMNALLNDGDEVLVPTPDYPLWTAAVSLSSGTPVHYLCDESKDWAPDLNDLRKKITPKTKAIVVINPNNPTGAIYSKEVLLELTQIAREHGLILFADEIYDKMLYDGEKHISLASLSTDVVIITFNGLSKNYRSCGYRAGWMVVSGDKEMVRDYIEGLNMLASMRLCANVPGQYAIQTALGGYQSINDLVSEGGRLAKQRDLAWKLITDIPGVSCIKPKSALYLFPKLDPEIYPIEDDQQFVADLLKEEKVLLVQGSGFNWGKPDHFRVVFLPHEDVLKEAIGRLARFLERYRNKHGRKASTTAAKAS from the coding sequence GTGAAACCCATCCTAAAGTCCCAAAAACTCGATAACGTCTGTTATGACATTCGTGGGCCTGTGCTCGAGCTTGCTCAGCGCATGGAGGAAGAGGGTCACAAAATCATCAAATTAAACATTGGAAACGTAGGGGTTTTCGGTTTTGATCCTCCTGAAGAGATTCAGTTGGACATGATCCGCAATTTGAGTAATGCCTCCGCATATTCCGATTCCAAGGGTATTTTTGCTGCACGTAAAGCCATCATGCAGTATTGCCAAGAAAAAGGTATTCAAGGTGTAGCGCTCGATGATGTCTACACCGGCAATGGCGTTTCTGAACTCATCGTGTTGTCGATGAATGCACTCTTAAATGATGGTGATGAAGTATTGGTGCCAACACCAGACTATCCTTTGTGGACTGCCGCTGTCAGTTTATCGAGTGGCACCCCTGTGCACTATCTTTGTGATGAGTCAAAAGACTGGGCGCCAGATTTAAATGATTTGCGTAAAAAAATTACACCTAAGACCAAAGCGATTGTGGTGATCAACCCAAACAATCCAACGGGTGCAATTTATTCAAAGGAAGTATTGCTTGAGCTCACGCAGATTGCTCGTGAGCATGGTTTGATTTTGTTTGCTGATGAGATTTACGACAAGATGTTGTATGACGGCGAGAAACATATTTCTTTAGCCTCCTTATCTACCGACGTAGTCATCATCACCTTTAATGGCCTTTCCAAAAATTACCGCTCATGCGGTTATCGTGCTGGTTGGATGGTGGTCTCGGGCGATAAAGAGATGGTGCGAGATTACATTGAAGGTCTCAATATGTTGGCGTCAATGCGGCTCTGTGCAAACGTTCCTGGTCAGTACGCTATTCAAACTGCGTTAGGTGGGTATCAGAGTATTAATGATCTGGTTAGCGAGGGCGGCCGTTTAGCTAAGCAGCGCGATCTTGCTTGGAAGCTTATTACCGATATTCCTGGCGTGTCTTGCATAAAACCAAAATCTGCCTTGTATTTATTTCCAAAGCTCGATCCTGAGATTTACCCAATTGAAGATGATCAGCAGTTTGTTGCTGATCTTTTAAAAGAAGAAAAAGTATTGTTAGTGCAAGGTTCTGGATTTAACTGGGGTAAGCCTGATCATTTCCGCGTAGTGTTCTTGCCTCATGAAGATGTATTAAAAGAGGCGATTGGACGTCTTGCGCGTTTTCTCGAGCGTTATCGCAATAAACATGGCCGTAAGGCTTCTACAACTGCAGCAAAGGCATCATGA
- the moaE gene encoding molybdopterin synthase catalytic subunit MoaE, whose product MTQPLIRVQENDFDVSTEIAALRKGDPRVGAVVTFLGTVRDLNDGSQVKEMTLEHYPSMTEKALEEIVAQAKSRWDIYQALVIHRVGPLLPEDQIVLVAVTSAHRGEAFAACEFIMDYLKTAAPFWKKEETPDGGRWVDARVTDEAAMARWKK is encoded by the coding sequence GTGACTCAGCCATTGATCCGAGTTCAAGAAAACGACTTTGATGTCAGCACAGAGATTGCGGCACTTCGAAAAGGTGATCCTAGAGTTGGAGCAGTCGTTACTTTTCTGGGTACCGTTCGTGATTTAAATGATGGCAGTCAAGTTAAGGAAATGACCTTGGAGCACTATCCGAGCATGACTGAAAAAGCCTTAGAGGAAATTGTTGCTCAGGCTAAATCGCGTTGGGATATTTATCAGGCTCTAGTCATCCATCGTGTAGGTCCATTATTGCCGGAAGATCAAATTGTGTTAGTTGCAGTCACTAGCGCGCACAGGGGTGAAGCATTTGCTGCTTGTGAATTCATCATGGATTACCTTAAGACTGCAGCCCCGTTTTGGAAGAAAGAAGAAACGCCCGATGGTGGTCGTTGGGTGGACGCTAGAGTCACAGATGAAGCTGCCATGGCGCGTTGGAAAAAATAA
- a CDS encoding Mth938-like domain-containing protein: MKLQSDPHSGANTITGYGDGYVEINQTPYKHSVLLSSDGETLEWPVKSFGDLEVNHFSQIANLKPELILIGTGSRQQFPRPELLKNLILAKIGFEIMDSQAACRTYNILVGEGRKVLLALIVEPS, encoded by the coding sequence TTGAAGCTTCAATCTGACCCCCATTCTGGAGCCAATACGATCACTGGCTATGGCGATGGCTACGTGGAGATCAACCAAACTCCATACAAGCACAGCGTCCTTTTGAGCTCGGATGGCGAAACCCTGGAGTGGCCTGTGAAATCTTTTGGCGACCTTGAGGTCAACCATTTCAGCCAAATAGCTAATCTAAAGCCAGAATTGATTCTGATTGGCACTGGTAGTCGCCAGCAATTTCCACGGCCTGAGCTCTTAAAAAACCTGATTTTGGCCAAAATTGGCTTTGAAATCATGGACTCACAAGCAGCCTGCCGTACCTACAACATCCTGGTTGGTGAAGGCCGAAAAGTCCTTTTGGCCTTGATTGTGGAGCCTAGCTAA
- a CDS encoding carboxylesterase family protein: MKKILVLTYLFGAMAFNSFASTERPTATVETGSLQGTTEYNMNVFKNIPYAAPPVGDLRWRPPQPAASWNGTRDAGQFGESCPQPYVKNLSTGLALPGNEDCLKLNVFTPQKPGKDLPVMVWIHGGGLLVDGARDAQFTPINLVKNGVIVVTFDYRLGSLGFFASKELIAEAKAKGEPVGNYGTMDQIAVLKWVKRNIAAFGGNPNNVTIFGESAGGRSVTWLMVSDAARGLFHRAIAESAQQSPIRGMTEKRLGMAPETEISANLMKGVGAKSLKELRSLPTQKLVLTAADFEKGEFGGPFIDGQILKGDPIPLFAAGQQAIVPFMIGTNSWDSSFLVPGQPSMAGLAKMLREDPKILTQLYGNVQDKCIASSDAMGDMFYRGSTKLLADSMNGIAPGYAYYFDYLTKNIRAAYPGVPHTFEISYVFGSYPLMSQAPKIAESSANRCARIEQATMELKKKGIWSKYWYPITDKNDPQDIAMSEKMSAIWAQFAKTGNPNLEGQANWPIYNLKTDVMRSFSENSETITGLLKERVDYQMLHLREIYSLERLKSAF, encoded by the coding sequence ATGAAAAAAATCCTTGTACTCACATACCTATTTGGCGCAATGGCATTCAATAGCTTTGCTAGTACAGAGCGACCCACAGCAACTGTAGAGACCGGTTCTTTACAAGGCACTACTGAATACAACATGAATGTCTTCAAAAACATTCCTTATGCAGCGCCACCAGTAGGCGATCTACGTTGGAGACCTCCTCAGCCAGCAGCCTCATGGAATGGCACACGTGATGCCGGTCAGTTTGGCGAGTCTTGCCCGCAGCCATATGTAAAGAATTTAAGTACAGGCCTTGCTTTGCCTGGCAATGAAGATTGTTTAAAGCTAAACGTATTTACGCCTCAAAAACCTGGTAAGGATTTGCCGGTGATGGTATGGATTCATGGCGGTGGCTTATTGGTTGATGGCGCAAGGGATGCACAATTTACGCCCATTAACTTAGTCAAAAACGGTGTCATCGTCGTCACTTTTGATTACCGCTTAGGTTCATTAGGATTCTTTGCTAGCAAAGAGCTGATTGCTGAAGCCAAAGCAAAGGGTGAGCCAGTAGGCAACTACGGCACTATGGATCAAATTGCAGTGCTGAAGTGGGTAAAGCGCAATATCGCTGCCTTTGGTGGCAACCCAAACAATGTAACTATTTTTGGCGAATCTGCTGGTGGCAGAAGTGTTACTTGGTTAATGGTTTCTGATGCAGCTAGAGGCTTGTTTCATCGAGCGATTGCTGAGAGTGCGCAGCAAAGCCCTATTCGGGGCATGACTGAAAAGCGTTTAGGCATGGCGCCTGAAACTGAGATTTCTGCAAACCTGATGAAGGGAGTAGGCGCAAAATCTTTAAAAGAGCTTAGAAGTCTTCCAACTCAGAAGTTGGTGTTAACTGCAGCTGACTTTGAAAAAGGGGAATTTGGTGGACCATTTATTGATGGTCAGATTCTCAAAGGTGATCCAATTCCTCTGTTTGCGGCAGGCCAACAGGCGATAGTGCCTTTCATGATTGGCACCAATTCTTGGGATTCAAGCTTTTTAGTTCCAGGTCAACCTTCTATGGCGGGTCTTGCCAAGATGCTGCGTGAAGATCCTAAGATTCTGACTCAGCTATATGGCAATGTTCAAGATAAGTGCATCGCTTCTTCTGATGCAATGGGCGATATGTTCTATCGTGGTAGCACCAAGTTGTTAGCCGATAGCATGAATGGCATTGCTCCTGGGTACGCCTATTACTTTGATTACCTAACCAAGAACATTCGTGCTGCTTATCCAGGCGTCCCACATACTTTTGAAATTAGTTATGTGTTTGGCAGCTATCCATTAATGTCTCAGGCTCCAAAGATTGCAGAGTCTTCTGCCAATCGTTGCGCACGTATTGAGCAGGCTACTATGGAGTTGAAGAAAAAAGGCATTTGGTCTAAATACTGGTATCCCATTACCGATAAAAATGATCCACAAGACATTGCCATGTCTGAAAAGATGTCTGCTATCTGGGCGCAATTTGCTAAAACAGGCAATCCAAATTTGGAGGGTCAAGCAAATTGGCCTATCTACAATTTGAAAACAGATGTGATGCGCAGTTTTTCAGAAAACAGCGAGACAATTACTGGCTTACTGAAAGAGCGGGTTGATTATCAGATGCTGCATTTAAGAGAGATTTATTCGCTTGAACGATTAAAGAGTGCGTTTTAA
- a CDS encoding homoserine dehydrogenase, which produces MKPIQVGLLGIGTVGGGVFTVLERNQDEITRRAGRGIRINTIADLNVDRAKEIVKDRAQVVNDARAVIKNPEIDIVVELIGGYGIAKDLVLEAIAAGKHVVTANKALIAVHGNEIFKAAHEKGVMVAFEAAVAGGIPIIKALREGLTANRIEWIAGIINGTTNFILSEMRDKGLDFETVLKEAQRLGYAEADPTFDIEGVDAAHKATIMSAIAFGIPMQFEKAHVEGITKLAAIDIRYAEQLGYRIKLLGIAKKTTCGVELRVHPTLIPAKRLIANVEGAMNAVQVFGDAVGTTLYYGKGAGSEPTASAVIADLVDITRLLSADAEHRVPYLAFQPDAVQNTPVLPIGEITTSYYLRMRVADQAGVLADITRILASHGVSIDALLQKEADEGESQTDLVALTHETKEKNMLAAIKEIQELKTVAGEVVKIRLENLS; this is translated from the coding sequence ATGAAACCGATTCAAGTAGGTCTGTTAGGTATTGGCACCGTTGGTGGTGGCGTGTTCACTGTTCTCGAACGTAACCAAGATGAAATTACTCGCCGCGCAGGTCGTGGCATTCGTATTAATACCATTGCCGATCTCAATGTAGATCGCGCCAAAGAAATCGTTAAGGATCGTGCGCAGGTAGTAAATGACGCTCGTGCGGTGATTAAGAACCCTGAGATTGATATCGTTGTCGAGTTAATTGGCGGTTATGGCATTGCTAAAGACTTGGTTTTGGAGGCAATTGCTGCTGGTAAGCATGTGGTTACTGCAAATAAGGCCTTGATTGCTGTTCATGGCAACGAGATCTTCAAAGCTGCGCATGAAAAAGGCGTAATGGTTGCTTTCGAGGCTGCTGTTGCTGGCGGCATTCCGATCATCAAGGCTTTGCGTGAGGGCTTAACAGCCAATCGCATTGAGTGGATTGCCGGCATTATTAATGGCACCACGAATTTCATTCTTTCTGAAATGCGTGATAAAGGCTTGGACTTTGAAACCGTATTGAAAGAAGCCCAACGCTTGGGTTATGCAGAGGCTGATCCAACTTTTGATATTGAAGGCGTTGATGCCGCGCATAAAGCAACCATCATGAGTGCAATTGCATTCGGTATCCCGATGCAGTTTGAAAAGGCGCATGTTGAAGGCATCACAAAATTAGCGGCAATTGATATTCGTTATGCAGAGCAATTGGGTTATCGCATCAAGTTGCTTGGTATCGCTAAAAAAACAACTTGTGGTGTTGAGTTACGTGTGCATCCAACATTGATCCCTGCAAAACGTTTAATCGCTAACGTAGAGGGCGCAATGAACGCGGTTCAAGTATTTGGCGATGCAGTGGGTACTACTCTTTACTACGGTAAAGGCGCTGGATCTGAGCCAACTGCCTCTGCAGTGATTGCAGACTTGGTGGATATCACTCGTTTGCTTAGCGCAGATGCTGAGCATCGCGTGCCATATTTGGCTTTCCAACCAGATGCTGTGCAAAATACACCCGTCTTGCCGATTGGCGAGATTACAACAAGCTACTACTTACGTATGCGCGTAGCTGACCAGGCAGGTGTGCTTGCCGACATCACCAGAATTTTGGCATCACATGGTGTATCTATCGATGCGCTCTTGCAGAAAGAGGCAGATGAGGGTGAAAGTCAAACTGATTTAGTGGCATTGACTCACGAGACTAAAGAGAAAAATATGCTCGCCGCAATTAAAGAGATTCAAGAGCTCAAAACAGTTGCTGGTGAAGTAGTGAAGATCCGTTTAGAAAATCTGTCTTAA
- the moaD gene encoding molybdopterin converting factor subunit 1, with protein sequence MKLELRFFASLREALGLSQETVEVPEVVKTVSQLRAHLITRGGVWAEALAEGRPLRCALNQTMVDTNTALIDGAEIAFFPPVTGG encoded by the coding sequence ATGAAACTTGAATTACGCTTTTTTGCTTCTTTGCGTGAAGCCTTGGGCTTATCGCAGGAGACTGTTGAGGTACCAGAGGTAGTTAAAACGGTATCTCAGCTTCGTGCACATTTAATTACACGTGGTGGAGTTTGGGCCGAAGCCTTGGCAGAAGGAAGGCCATTGCGCTGCGCTTTGAACCAAACTATGGTCGATACCAATACTGCCCTAATAGATGGTGCTGAGATAGCATTTTTCCCGCCAGTAACCGGAGGTTGA
- the thrC gene encoding threonine synthase, with product MRYQSTRGNSPQQSFLEILLGGLAPDGGLYLPTQYPQITPAQLDAWRGLSYADLAYEILSLYCDDIPEADLRALLRKTYTEQVYCNGRPQDYAKDITPLHWLGEEYGTRIGLLSLSNGPTLAFKDMAMQLLGNLFEYALKRAGQQLNILGATSGDTGSAAEYAMRGKEGVKVFMLSPRGKMSAFQSAQMYSLQDPNIFNLAVAGVFDDCQDIVKAVSNDHAFKAKNQIGTVNSINWGRVVAQVVYYFQGYLLATKSSSEKVSFTVPSGNFGNVCAGHIARMMGLPIEHLVVATNENDVLDEFFRTGVYRARKSAETLHTSSPSMDISKASNFERFVFDFMGKDGKATASMFKQVDESGGFDISKEVVFKELGQYGFQSGRSTHANRLETIRDIENKYGIMIDTHTADGVKVAREHLQAGVPMIVLETALPIKFEETIQEALGRPAECPPAFRDIKSKPQRVVNIDADVNQVKDFIATHLN from the coding sequence ATGCGTTACCAGTCCACTCGTGGCAATAGTCCACAACAATCTTTTTTAGAAATTCTGCTGGGTGGATTGGCGCCAGATGGCGGTTTATATCTCCCAACTCAGTATCCGCAAATTACGCCTGCTCAATTAGATGCTTGGCGTGGATTGTCATACGCTGACCTCGCTTATGAAATCCTGAGTCTATATTGCGATGACATACCTGAGGCGGACTTGCGTGCTTTGTTGCGCAAGACCTATACAGAGCAAGTCTATTGCAATGGTCGCCCACAAGATTATGCGAAAGACATCACACCATTGCATTGGTTAGGCGAAGAGTATGGCACTCGCATCGGCTTATTAAGTTTGTCTAATGGCCCAACATTAGCTTTTAAAGATATGGCGATGCAGTTATTAGGCAACTTATTTGAGTACGCCCTTAAACGTGCTGGCCAACAGCTGAATATTTTGGGTGCTACCTCGGGTGATACCGGTAGCGCCGCAGAATACGCTATGCGCGGCAAAGAAGGCGTCAAAGTATTTATGCTCTCTCCGCGCGGCAAGATGAGTGCATTTCAGTCGGCGCAAATGTATTCCTTGCAAGACCCAAATATCTTTAACTTAGCAGTAGCCGGGGTCTTTGATGATTGTCAGGATATTGTTAAGGCGGTCAGTAACGATCACGCCTTTAAAGCAAAGAATCAAATTGGCACAGTGAACTCGATTAACTGGGGGCGTGTAGTGGCACAGGTGGTCTACTACTTCCAAGGCTACTTGCTAGCAACTAAATCCAGCTCTGAAAAAGTATCGTTTACCGTTCCATCGGGCAACTTTGGTAATGTCTGCGCCGGTCATATCGCACGCATGATGGGCCTACCAATTGAGCATTTAGTTGTAGCCACCAATGAGAATGATGTTTTAGATGAGTTCTTCCGCACTGGCGTTTATCGTGCTCGTAAATCTGCAGAGACTTTGCATACATCCAGTCCGTCTATGGATATTTCAAAGGCTAGTAATTTTGAGCGCTTTGTTTTTGACTTTATGGGTAAAGACGGAAAAGCAACCGCAAGCATGTTTAAGCAAGTGGATGAGTCCGGTGGCTTTGATATCTCTAAAGAGGTAGTCTTCAAAGAGTTGGGTCAATATGGATTCCAGTCTGGTCGTAGTACCCATGCTAATCGCCTAGAAACTATTCGGGATATTGAGAATAAATACGGCATCATGATTGACACGCATACGGCTGATGGCGTTAAGGTAGCGCGCGAACATTTACAGGCTGGTGTGCCAATGATTGTTCTGGAGACAGCTTTACCAATTAAGTTTGAAGAAACCATTCAAGAGGCTTTGGGTCGTCCAGCAGAGTGTCCTCCTGCATTCCGGGATATCAAATCAAAGCCTCAGCGCGTAGTCAATATTGACGCCGATGTAAATCAAGTGAAAGATTTTATTGCTACACATCTCAATTAA
- a CDS encoding glycosyltransferase family 39 protein, protein MQFSQIRQSSALHPGKILLLLLIYAALWFGTLNYRHLIPSDEGRYAEMAREMLVTGDWVTPRYNGYKYFEKPPLQIWATAATFQLFGIGDWQARLWTALTGFLTILAIGFTGAKIYNARAGWLAAVVLASSPMWVISGHFNSLDMGLSAFLVASLCSLLIAQTAHTQSSRRHWMWACWIFMALATLSKGVIGAAIPAMVFVIYSISARDWKIWMRLHLFTGTILFLAITAPWFVLVAQRNPEFLEFFFIHEHLQRFTQDAHSRTGPIYYFVPLLLIGLLPWVAQLPGSIVQAWQERSKTFSCGWLLSCWFLVIFAFFSVSQSKLPGYIIPVFPALALLIGNRLDHLLDQNNSLSFTWRFQTIGFAVLAGIGFLFLSNIGKQARPDEVEAYAQYVHWIIAALIVLIAFSLYASFQSKRNGIQSIVSFAWGFFLCAIIAGTGHETLGRAVSGIDLVNQVKSSIPEKVNFYSVRLLDHTVPFYLGRTMIMVQSPDELEFGVNQEPDLWIPTMEAFITRWQEDQSAYAMMVPEVFIELQAKNLPMQEVGRDSRRVIVRHPDNSNATQ, encoded by the coding sequence ATGCAATTTAGCCAAATTCGGCAGTCATCAGCCTTACACCCCGGCAAGATTTTGCTGCTATTGCTAATCTATGCAGCGCTTTGGTTTGGAACCCTTAACTACCGCCATTTGATTCCTTCGGACGAGGGACGATATGCCGAGATGGCTCGAGAAATGCTCGTCACAGGCGATTGGGTTACTCCTCGCTATAACGGCTACAAGTATTTTGAAAAACCACCACTCCAAATATGGGCAACTGCTGCCACATTTCAGTTATTTGGGATTGGTGATTGGCAAGCCAGACTCTGGACTGCCCTCACAGGCTTCTTAACTATTTTGGCAATTGGATTTACTGGCGCAAAGATTTATAACGCCAGAGCGGGATGGCTGGCGGCAGTTGTTTTAGCCTCGAGTCCCATGTGGGTCATTAGTGGACACTTCAATTCTTTAGATATGGGCTTGTCTGCTTTTTTAGTTGCCTCGCTATGTAGTCTTTTGATTGCGCAAACTGCACACACTCAATCGAGTCGTCGCCATTGGATGTGGGCATGCTGGATTTTCATGGCACTGGCAACGCTATCTAAAGGCGTAATTGGTGCCGCCATACCCGCCATGGTTTTTGTAATCTACTCCATTAGCGCAAGGGATTGGAAAATTTGGATGCGCTTGCATTTATTTACTGGAACGATTTTATTTTTAGCCATCACTGCACCTTGGTTTGTGTTGGTAGCACAACGCAATCCAGAGTTCTTAGAATTTTTCTTTATTCATGAACACCTGCAACGTTTCACCCAAGATGCCCATAGCAGAACAGGTCCCATCTATTACTTTGTGCCACTGCTACTAATTGGGCTTCTGCCTTGGGTAGCGCAACTTCCAGGTTCTATTGTGCAAGCATGGCAAGAGCGTTCGAAAACATTCTCTTGCGGATGGTTATTGAGCTGCTGGTTTCTTGTGATCTTCGCGTTTTTTAGTGTTTCCCAATCCAAGCTACCTGGCTATATCATCCCCGTCTTTCCTGCGCTTGCATTATTAATCGGTAACCGCCTCGACCACTTACTGGATCAGAACAACTCTTTATCTTTTACCTGGCGCTTTCAAACTATTGGATTTGCCGTATTGGCTGGCATCGGCTTTCTGTTTTTATCTAATATTGGTAAGCAAGCTAGACCAGATGAAGTTGAGGCCTATGCCCAGTATGTGCATTGGATTATTGCCGCACTCATTGTCTTGATTGCATTCAGCCTTTATGCAAGCTTTCAATCTAAACGCAATGGCATTCAAAGCATTGTGAGTTTTGCGTGGGGCTTTTTCTTGTGCGCCATCATTGCTGGCACTGGCCATGAAACATTAGGCCGTGCAGTTTCTGGAATTGATTTAGTTAATCAAGTGAAGTCTTCTATTCCAGAAAAAGTGAACTTTTACTCTGTTCGTTTACTTGATCACACAGTGCCATTCTATTTGGGCAGAACCATGATCATGGTGCAATCACCAGACGAGCTTGAGTTTGGCGTCAATCAAGAACCTGATCTTTGGATCCCAACCATGGAAGCTTTCATTACTCGCTGGCAAGAAGATCAGAGTGCCTACGCCATGATGGTGCCCGAAGTATTTATTGAACTCCAAGCGAAAAACTTGCCTATGCAAGAGGTGGGGCGTGATTCACGACGAGTGATTGTGAGGCACCCCGACAACTCAAATGCAACACAGTAA